A portion of the Sphaerochaeta pleomorpha str. Grapes genome contains these proteins:
- a CDS encoding ABC transporter permease yields the protein MSFIENILSLGIPFSVALLIASLGEMFNQRAGIFNLGCEGIMAMGAFLGMLVPFSFGHGGATPGIYNILGLLLAMGVGALFGMLFGLVVVTFRAPQGIAGIGLQMFGVGTAGTLFRHFVGGSQSIPGISELPIPVLSKIPLLGPILFSHNPLVYLAFAFVPVSWYILFKTPWGLKVRAVGTNPRAADSIGIEVNKVRFQALAVGGALAGLAGAYLSLCQVKMFSDEIIAGRGFIAVALVYFGHWNPVKIMAGALLFSLAQSLQLAIQGQGINFPYEFAVMLPYVLVIIVLAFSRESQLLGPTALGKPFNREKRT from the coding sequence ATGAGCTTTATAGAAAATATCCTTTCGCTTGGAATTCCCTTTTCCGTAGCCCTGTTGATTGCCTCCCTTGGGGAGATGTTCAACCAGCGCGCCGGTATCTTCAACCTCGGATGCGAGGGGATCATGGCAATGGGAGCCTTTTTGGGAATGTTGGTTCCTTTTAGCTTTGGGCATGGCGGGGCAACCCCGGGAATTTATAATATCCTCGGGCTGTTGCTGGCAATGGGAGTCGGAGCACTGTTTGGGATGCTATTCGGTCTGGTCGTCGTAACCTTCCGTGCACCCCAGGGAATTGCCGGTATCGGGTTGCAGATGTTTGGTGTAGGAACTGCCGGAACCCTCTTCAGGCATTTCGTAGGTGGCTCTCAGAGTATCCCTGGCATCAGCGAACTCCCGATCCCTGTTCTCTCGAAAATACCTCTTCTTGGGCCTATTCTATTTTCCCACAACCCATTGGTGTATCTGGCTTTTGCTTTTGTCCCTGTTTCCTGGTACATTCTTTTCAAAACCCCCTGGGGGTTGAAAGTTCGTGCAGTAGGGACCAACCCAAGGGCTGCTGACTCTATCGGTATTGAAGTAAACAAGGTACGTTTCCAAGCTCTTGCAGTCGGAGGGGCCCTTGCAGGTCTTGCCGGGGCTTACCTGAGCCTTTGCCAGGTAAAGATGTTCAGTGATGAAATCATTGCAGGAAGAGGGTTCATCGCCGTTGCCTTGGTCTATTTCGGCCACTGGAATCCTGTAAAGATTATGGCTGGCGCTTTGCTTTTCAGCCTTGCACAATCCCTTCAACTAGCAATTCAGGGCCAGGGAATCAATTTCCCCTATGAATTTGCAGTAATGCTTCCCTATGTTCTGGTTATCATTGTATTGGCTTTCAGCCGTGAAAGCCAGTTGCTTGGACCTACAGCACTAGGCAAGCCGTTTAATAGGGAAAAAAGAACCTGA
- a CDS encoding Abi family protein, whose translation MQQYKKRKLSIDQQIAHMRETKGIKFSVSTEDDAKDFLQTSNYYFRVKSYAKNYDKFQAPPREGKYINLDFAYLKELSIIDMHFKDIIHRILEAIEHFAKLQIVNDLENNPSEDGYNIVRLFFENDLMINENRILNTISKHKNSYCGNLINKYCPSYNPSPNDQAFALWNVEEVLSFGDFIKLFEFYYTKYPSQTFDIKKTRSLLWSARMLRNAVAHDNCLLNSVRTGYANNNFKINLYLNTYIQKNIKTISQQTRSSKLSNPVIHDFVASLILFDEIVTSREIKKSRIDELSSFINTRCRNHKEYFEKNSYLSSTYQFIKKIVDYYASVI comes from the coding sequence ATGCAACAGTATAAAAAACGAAAATTAAGTATTGACCAACAAATTGCCCATATGAGAGAAACAAAAGGAATAAAATTCAGCGTATCTACAGAAGACGATGCAAAAGATTTTTTACAAACGAGCAATTACTATTTCAGAGTCAAGTCTTATGCCAAGAATTATGATAAATTTCAAGCCCCCCCACGTGAAGGTAAATATATTAATCTGGATTTTGCATATCTAAAAGAATTGTCAATAATAGATATGCATTTCAAAGATATAATCCATAGAATCCTTGAAGCAATAGAACATTTTGCGAAGTTGCAAATAGTAAATGATTTGGAGAACAATCCAAGTGAAGACGGTTATAATATAGTTAGACTTTTCTTTGAAAATGACCTAATGATAAATGAAAACAGAATCTTGAATACAATTTCGAAACACAAAAATAGTTACTGTGGTAATTTGATCAATAAATATTGTCCATCATATAACCCTTCACCAAATGACCAAGCGTTTGCTTTATGGAATGTAGAGGAAGTACTATCCTTCGGAGATTTTATCAAACTATTCGAATTCTATTATACAAAGTATCCAAGCCAAACATTTGATATTAAAAAAACCAGAAGTCTGCTCTGGTCAGCAAGAATGCTTCGTAATGCGGTAGCCCATGACAACTGTTTGCTTAATAGCGTCCGGACTGGTTATGCTAATAACAATTTTAAAATTAACCTGTATCTAAATACCTATATTCAGAAAAATATAAAAACAATTTCTCAACAAACTCGTAGTTCAAAATTATCAAATCCCGTAATTCATGATTTTGTTGCATCCTTGATTCTGTTTGATGAAATAGTAACAAGCAGAGAAATAAAAAAATCAAGAATCGATGAGTTATCTTCTTTTATTAATACAAGATGCAGAAACCACAAAGAGTATTTTGAAAAAAATTCATATCTAAGCTCAACCTATCAGTTCATAAAGAAAATCGTTGACTATTATGCCAGCGTTATATAA
- the xdh gene encoding selenium-dependent xanthine dehydrogenase, with protein MVLEGKAVYAFSVNGNQISYEGEDKKLLRFLREDLNLTGTKDGCSEGACGTCTVLIDGKKTKACVPSLSKLEGKSIITIEGLTEREDEVYSYCFAEAGAVQCGFCTPGMILCAKSLIDVEKNPTLDMVKKTIKGNICRCTGYKKIEEAILMAATFMREDKPVPKQEEEPKLTKKFRRVDAVEKALGTGLYTDDIRIDGMVFAKALRSAYPRARVLEIDSSEAEKHPDFIRMITASDIPENKLGHLTQDWDVFIAKGDITRYIGDAICLVVSKRRETLDEIASLVKVDYEVLKPVLSIEEALAEEAPLIHEGGNTLSVEHIVRGDADSAIANSKHVISRIYHTPYTEHAFMEPECAVALSEGKDGVLVYTSGQSIYDEQHEISRMLRLPTSKVHCHSMLVGGGFGGKEDMSVQHHAALAAWILKQPVKVKLSRQESLMVHPKRHPMDIELTTACDENGKLTAMKAVILANTGAYASLGGPVLQRACTHASGPYNFQNFDVLGKAIYTNLVPAGAFRGFGVTQSCFAVESNINLLADELGLDYWTFRRLNALKPGDIMPNGQIAGGDTGIIECLDAVKEAYFASPRSGIACALKNSGVGVGVPDSGRCILSVEQGIVHIRTSAACMGQGVATMCTQMLGETCSLKTSQMLVERPDTVRTPDSGTSTASRQTVFTGEAVKRAALQLKDALAEKMLADLEGREFYGEYTSETDPITSTKKNPVSHVAYSYSAQVVTLDESGRLENVVAACDVGTIVNMQALTGQIEGGVAMGLGYGLTEDFPMKDGYLDVKYGTLGLLRATDVPNIEVKLVEGPNKSPIAYGVKGVGELCTIPTAPACQNAYYRFDGKFRTSLPLEETAYRKKKN; from the coding sequence ATGGTATTGGAGGGCAAAGCTGTGTATGCTTTCAGCGTAAATGGAAACCAGATTTCCTATGAAGGTGAAGATAAGAAACTTCTCCGTTTCCTACGGGAAGACCTTAACCTTACCGGAACCAAAGATGGTTGCAGTGAAGGGGCCTGTGGCACCTGTACTGTTTTGATAGATGGCAAGAAGACAAAGGCGTGTGTACCTTCCCTTTCAAAGCTGGAAGGAAAATCAATCATAACCATAGAAGGCCTGACAGAAAGGGAAGACGAGGTCTATTCCTACTGTTTTGCTGAAGCTGGTGCAGTCCAGTGCGGCTTCTGTACCCCTGGGATGATCCTTTGTGCAAAAAGTCTCATTGATGTCGAGAAGAATCCTACTCTCGATATGGTAAAGAAAACCATTAAAGGTAACATCTGCCGATGCACCGGGTATAAGAAAATCGAGGAAGCCATTTTGATGGCTGCAACCTTTATGCGGGAAGATAAACCCGTCCCCAAGCAAGAAGAAGAGCCTAAACTTACAAAGAAATTCCGTCGCGTCGATGCAGTGGAAAAAGCCCTGGGAACAGGGCTCTATACCGACGATATCCGTATCGATGGCATGGTGTTTGCAAAAGCACTCCGGTCAGCCTACCCCAGGGCCCGGGTGTTAGAAATCGACTCAAGTGAAGCGGAAAAACATCCTGACTTCATACGCATGATCACAGCCTCCGATATACCGGAAAACAAACTCGGGCACCTCACCCAGGACTGGGATGTCTTTATTGCCAAGGGAGATATTACCCGTTATATCGGTGACGCCATTTGCCTGGTCGTTTCAAAAAGAAGGGAAACCCTCGACGAAATCGCTTCTCTGGTCAAGGTAGACTATGAGGTACTCAAGCCCGTGCTCTCCATCGAGGAAGCACTAGCTGAAGAAGCCCCCTTGATCCATGAGGGGGGGAATACCCTTTCGGTGGAACATATTGTCAGGGGTGATGCTGATTCTGCGATTGCAAACAGCAAGCATGTAATCTCACGGATTTACCATACCCCCTATACCGAACATGCCTTCATGGAACCGGAATGTGCAGTAGCCCTCAGCGAAGGGAAAGATGGTGTCCTTGTATATACTTCTGGGCAATCAATTTATGATGAACAGCATGAGATTTCGCGTATGCTACGATTGCCTACTTCTAAGGTCCACTGCCACAGTATGCTCGTAGGGGGAGGCTTCGGCGGCAAAGAAGACATGAGTGTACAGCACCATGCAGCCTTGGCTGCCTGGATACTCAAGCAACCGGTCAAAGTAAAGCTCAGCAGGCAGGAAAGCCTGATGGTTCACCCCAAACGCCATCCTATGGACATCGAGTTGACCACAGCCTGCGACGAAAACGGAAAACTGACTGCAATGAAAGCCGTTATCCTGGCAAATACAGGAGCCTATGCTTCCCTTGGGGGGCCGGTTTTGCAAAGGGCCTGCACCCATGCCTCCGGTCCTTACAATTTCCAGAACTTCGATGTCCTGGGAAAAGCGATTTATACAAATCTGGTACCGGCTGGAGCCTTCAGGGGCTTTGGGGTTACCCAGAGTTGCTTTGCAGTCGAGTCGAATATCAACCTGCTTGCCGACGAACTGGGATTGGATTACTGGACGTTCAGGAGATTAAATGCCCTTAAACCAGGCGACATCATGCCAAACGGCCAGATAGCCGGTGGCGATACCGGTATCATAGAATGCCTCGATGCTGTCAAGGAAGCGTATTTTGCATCACCGCGTTCAGGCATTGCCTGTGCTTTGAAAAACAGCGGAGTCGGGGTTGGGGTGCCAGATAGCGGCCGCTGCATCCTCTCGGTTGAGCAGGGAATCGTGCACATCCGAACCAGTGCAGCCTGCATGGGGCAGGGAGTTGCTACCATGTGCACCCAGATGCTTGGGGAGACTTGCAGCTTAAAAACCTCACAGATGCTCGTTGAGCGACCCGATACCGTCAGAACCCCGGATTCGGGAACCAGTACAGCCTCAAGGCAGACTGTATTTACCGGAGAAGCTGTAAAACGGGCAGCCCTTCAATTGAAGGATGCGCTTGCCGAAAAAATGCTTGCCGATCTTGAAGGCAGGGAATTCTATGGTGAATATACCAGTGAGACAGACCCGATAACCTCGACTAAAAAAAATCCAGTCAGCCATGTAGCCTACAGTTATTCTGCCCAGGTGGTTACTTTGGATGAAAGCGGTAGACTGGAAAACGTCGTCGCTGCCTGTGATGTCGGGACAATAGTGAATATGCAAGCTTTGACAGGCCAGATTGAAGGTGGAGTGGCCATGGGACTGGGTTACGGCTTGACGGAAGACTTCCCCATGAAAGATGGCTATCTTGATGTGAAATACGGGACCCTTGGGTTGCTCAGGGCAACCGATGTCCCCAATATCGAGGTCAAACTGGTGGAAGGGCCGAACAAGAGCCCTATTGCCTACGGGGTAAAGGGAGTCGGTGAACTCTGTACCATTCCAACTGCCCCGGCATGCCAGAATGCCTACTACCGCTTTGACGGCAAGTTCCGCACTTCTCTTCCGTTGGAAGAAACTGCATACAGGAAGAAAAAGAACTGA
- a CDS encoding AraC family transcriptional regulator — MQWLQNLNDALTYIENNLDGEISYEKAARLGGCSTYHFQRMFAYVSGVPLSEYIRRRRLTKAAFDLQRGDKVLEVALRYGYESPTSFNRAFCNLHGMVPSLARKQGSALKAYPRMTFSMTIKGDQEMDYRIEKKEAFRTIGVKLSLEKDSDSSFEKIPHFWAQKQQDGTIAKLCSMMGEKPEGLFGICSSQEKLWQWNYYIAVTSSGTAPQGFESYTVPAATWAVFPSRGPMPQAIQNLQKQIMSEWLPTSNYELGTAPDIEVYLSEDPSDQSFEVWLPIEAKG; from the coding sequence ATGCAGTGGTTACAGAACCTGAACGACGCACTCACCTACATTGAAAACAATCTTGATGGCGAAATCTCCTATGAGAAGGCTGCCCGGCTTGGAGGATGCTCTACCTACCACTTCCAGAGGATGTTTGCCTATGTCAGCGGAGTTCCTCTCTCTGAGTATATTCGTAGAAGAAGACTTACCAAGGCTGCTTTCGATTTGCAACGGGGAGATAAAGTACTGGAGGTAGCCCTTCGCTATGGGTATGAGTCTCCAACTTCATTCAACCGGGCATTTTGCAATCTGCACGGAATGGTTCCTTCCCTGGCTCGCAAACAAGGGTCTGCCTTGAAGGCATATCCCAGGATGACATTCAGCATGACTATCAAAGGAGATCAGGAAATGGATTACAGAATCGAAAAGAAAGAAGCGTTTAGAACAATCGGTGTCAAGCTTTCACTAGAGAAAGACTCAGATTCGAGTTTTGAAAAAATTCCCCATTTCTGGGCACAAAAACAACAGGATGGAACCATTGCAAAGCTCTGTTCTATGATGGGAGAAAAACCCGAGGGCTTATTTGGTATCTGCAGCAGCCAAGAGAAACTCTGGCAGTGGAATTATTACATTGCAGTAACCTCTTCTGGTACAGCGCCGCAGGGTTTTGAGAGTTATACGGTCCCCGCTGCCACCTGGGCCGTATTCCCCTCAAGAGGCCCCATGCCCCAGGCTATACAGAATCTGCAGAAACAGATTATGAGCGAATGGCTTCCCACATCAAACTACGAACTGGGGACGGCCCCTGACATAGAGGTCTATCTATCGGAAGATCCCTCAGACCAGAGTTTCGAGGTCTGGCTACCGATAGAGGCCAAGGGTTGA
- a CDS encoding amidohydrolase family protein has translation MILKHARYLGSDHLVHTGDIKISSSVIGEIADNLDPNRGEEIFDCTHYLILPSLADCHVHTPDTLLRGLNRDMPMKDWCNDSVQGKLQRFIFDYLDGIVETPAFRTLVLYAYMQYVKQGVSFIVETGQADESSAVLQECAQEIGIKALVDYYDQYPPEKEETDLVIQGTHLSEEEDLTEEILEKTRIRYAQDKPFLMTHCLETSWRRAEIKKKFGLSTIELLAREHMLGEKTILFHCVETTEDDILLLAKHQANVVHCPLSNIQSSEGNMNLCSMLQQKINVTLGTDFITHDLWDVMRTTYGELKQGMHPELYTANIVFDMVTTHAAPLAEGTGYCGIIEEGNSADLCFIKLNNQVSPLISLPGFSNIMHNIVLYTRNEMIDHVMSNGVWIMQDKKFLTIDEEKIRREYSLLVAQLFQNK, from the coding sequence ATGATATTAAAACATGCACGATACCTGGGAAGTGACCACTTGGTCCACACCGGCGATATTAAAATCTCCTCTTCCGTCATTGGTGAGATTGCTGACAATCTTGACCCCAATAGGGGTGAGGAGATTTTCGACTGTACCCACTACCTCATTTTACCCTCCCTTGCCGATTGTCATGTGCATACCCCCGACACCCTGCTCAGGGGTTTGAACAGGGATATGCCCATGAAGGACTGGTGTAATGATAGCGTTCAGGGAAAACTACAGAGATTTATTTTTGACTACCTCGACGGCATTGTCGAAACCCCGGCTTTCAGGACCTTGGTTCTGTATGCCTATATGCAGTATGTCAAACAAGGGGTTTCCTTTATTGTTGAAACCGGGCAGGCAGACGAATCCTCAGCTGTCTTGCAAGAATGTGCCCAAGAAATCGGGATAAAAGCCCTCGTCGACTATTACGACCAATATCCGCCAGAAAAAGAGGAAACCGATCTCGTGATTCAAGGCACCCACCTGAGTGAAGAAGAAGACCTCACTGAGGAAATCCTGGAGAAAACAAGGATCCGATACGCGCAGGACAAGCCTTTCTTGATGACCCATTGCCTGGAGACAAGCTGGAGACGGGCAGAAATAAAGAAAAAGTTCGGGCTGTCTACCATTGAACTACTTGCCCGTGAGCATATGCTTGGGGAAAAAACCATTCTGTTTCACTGCGTAGAAACCACAGAAGATGACATCTTACTTTTGGCCAAACATCAGGCAAATGTTGTACATTGCCCACTTTCCAATATACAAAGCAGCGAGGGGAACATGAACCTCTGCTCTATGCTCCAGCAAAAGATCAATGTAACGCTAGGCACCGATTTTATAACCCATGACCTCTGGGATGTCATGAGAACCACCTATGGGGAATTGAAGCAGGGAATGCACCCTGAGCTCTATACGGCAAACATCGTCTTTGACATGGTTACCACCCATGCCGCCCCGTTAGCAGAAGGTACCGGATATTGTGGAATAATCGAAGAAGGCAATAGCGCTGACCTATGCTTTATCAAACTCAACAACCAGGTAAGCCCACTCATCTCGTTACCCGGATTCTCCAATATCATGCACAACATTGTCCTCTATACCCGCAATGAGATGATAGACCATGTCATGTCCAACGGCGTGTGGATCATGCAGGATAAAAAATTCCTGACCATTGACGAAGAGAAAATCAGAAGGGAATATTCTCTGCTTGTTGCCCAGCTATTCCAGAATAAATAG
- a CDS encoding purine-nucleoside phosphorylase, which yields MKKYVKMTILLLVLVISATNLMAQGVVEKPVVKVLVLDMFEVGANKGDFAGEFQNYYETYFDGAESYTLNSMPLTLYINDDGVAGCIAGMGKAQASSTLTAILSDPRFDFSQTYILVSGCSGMPPQRGTLGDVVWANELVDFELGHAWTESDIAPGTSATFLRSEGYDRAGYIKLNASLSQWAYETTKDVVLVDDPKAAAYRANYGAAEALETPAVRMGVSVTGDSYWHGEHSSLHADEVCAAYGAGTYMVTQMEDSAFGVAAMNYGLLDRLLVCRDVVNFDQPYPGQTVLESLSASSGAFSMGMKNGFLVGSKVIDSLVANWDSYGTTIPSVK from the coding sequence ATGAAAAAGTATGTGAAGATGACAATCTTGTTGCTTGTATTGGTAATTTCTGCAACAAACCTTATGGCGCAGGGCGTGGTCGAAAAACCCGTAGTCAAGGTACTCGTGCTCGACATGTTTGAAGTTGGTGCAAATAAAGGGGACTTTGCCGGTGAATTTCAGAATTACTATGAAACCTATTTTGATGGTGCTGAAAGTTACACGCTCAATTCCATGCCTTTGACCTTGTATATCAACGATGATGGTGTTGCAGGATGTATCGCAGGTATGGGCAAGGCTCAAGCCTCATCAACGCTCACTGCAATTCTCAGTGACCCACGGTTTGATTTCTCCCAGACCTATATCTTGGTTTCCGGATGTTCCGGGATGCCTCCGCAGCGTGGGACCTTGGGGGACGTTGTCTGGGCAAATGAATTGGTAGACTTCGAGCTTGGCCATGCCTGGACTGAGTCCGATATTGCCCCTGGCACCTCTGCTACCTTCCTTCGTAGCGAAGGATACGACAGGGCAGGGTATATCAAGCTCAACGCAAGCCTTTCCCAGTGGGCCTATGAGACTACAAAGGATGTTGTGCTTGTCGATGATCCAAAGGCAGCCGCATACAGAGCCAATTACGGTGCTGCAGAGGCTCTGGAAACCCCTGCCGTTCGCATGGGCGTCTCGGTAACCGGAGACAGCTACTGGCATGGTGAACACTCTTCTTTGCATGCAGATGAAGTCTGTGCTGCCTATGGGGCTGGAACCTATATGGTAACCCAGATGGAAGACAGTGCTTTCGGTGTTGCTGCCATGAATTACGGCTTGCTCGACCGTTTGCTTGTCTGTCGTGATGTTGTCAATTTTGATCAACCGTATCCCGGTCAAACGGTGCTTGAAAGCCTTAGCGCAAGCTCAGGTGCTTTCTCGATGGGGATGAAGAACGGGTTTTTAGTCGGGTCGAAGGTGATCGATTCTCTTGTTGCCAATTGGGATTCCTACGGTACTACCATTCCTTCGGTAAAGTGA
- a CDS encoding NAD(P)H-dependent flavin oxidoreductase, producing the protein MNTSRFDTLLTSLRTVSDNLSKTLPFKKISGFIEEIQQTKPAWPPLRIGRLVAPVPIVQGGMGVGISLSSLASAVAEAGGIGVIAANGIGLLEKDYFEDGQAAGLRAFRREIRTAREKTKGIIGVNIMVALNDFHQMLDVAIEEKVDIVFMGAGLPIKGLPVARMRENGVAVAPIVSSARAAEMIFKMWGKIYQDIPDAVVFEGPLAGGHLGFAPEQLDKEEFQLKAIVPQIVEALIPFSKEFGREIPVIAGGGVYSGQDVYDTLQLGASGVQMATRFVATDECDADIKFKQAYVDCTEDQIGLIKSPVGMPGRAIRNDFILAAEEGRRPSFRCAWKCLASCKAQDANYCISIALNNARKGLLRQGFVFVGANAYKIDSIVPVASLVNELAEGYWLAAHEKASVKLEQLVERAEKLWKKYEGMDSLVIELGKAYEQALHALPEISLTELRNQYNSAISKARNLQLQTVEHVVGAWDLFKASPATVPQTSK; encoded by the coding sequence ATGAATACATCACGTTTCGATACATTACTGACCTCACTTCGCACCGTATCGGATAACCTCTCGAAAACGCTCCCCTTCAAAAAGATTTCAGGATTCATTGAAGAAATACAACAAACCAAACCAGCTTGGCCCCCACTGAGAATAGGAAGGCTTGTAGCTCCTGTTCCTATCGTACAGGGTGGAATGGGCGTAGGAATCTCTCTTTCATCCCTAGCCTCTGCTGTCGCAGAAGCCGGTGGTATCGGTGTCATTGCGGCAAATGGGATTGGACTTCTGGAAAAGGATTACTTTGAGGATGGGCAGGCAGCAGGTCTGCGTGCCTTCAGAAGGGAAATCAGGACAGCCAGGGAAAAGACAAAGGGGATTATCGGGGTCAACATCATGGTTGCCCTCAATGATTTCCACCAGATGCTCGACGTCGCTATTGAAGAAAAGGTCGATATCGTTTTCATGGGTGCAGGACTGCCTATCAAAGGGCTCCCGGTAGCACGGATGAGAGAAAACGGTGTTGCCGTTGCCCCTATCGTAAGTTCGGCAAGAGCTGCCGAAATGATTTTCAAAATGTGGGGGAAAATCTACCAGGATATTCCCGATGCCGTAGTCTTTGAAGGTCCATTGGCCGGAGGACACCTCGGGTTTGCCCCTGAACAACTGGACAAGGAAGAGTTCCAGCTCAAGGCAATTGTCCCTCAGATTGTAGAGGCCTTGATTCCCTTTTCCAAAGAGTTCGGAAGGGAAATACCGGTTATCGCAGGTGGCGGGGTATATTCAGGACAGGATGTCTACGATACCTTGCAACTCGGCGCCAGCGGTGTCCAAATGGCTACCCGCTTCGTTGCTACTGATGAATGCGACGCAGACATCAAATTCAAACAAGCCTATGTCGATTGCACAGAGGACCAGATCGGTCTCATAAAAAGCCCTGTCGGCATGCCAGGACGTGCAATACGCAATGACTTCATACTTGCAGCAGAGGAAGGGAGACGCCCCTCCTTCCGTTGTGCCTGGAAATGTCTAGCTTCCTGCAAAGCCCAGGATGCCAACTATTGCATTTCCATTGCATTGAACAATGCGCGCAAAGGTCTTTTACGTCAGGGCTTTGTATTCGTAGGGGCAAATGCCTATAAGATTGATTCCATTGTACCCGTCGCATCGCTTGTGAATGAATTGGCCGAAGGATATTGGCTCGCAGCCCATGAAAAAGCCTCGGTCAAACTGGAACAACTGGTAGAGCGGGCCGAGAAACTCTGGAAAAAATATGAGGGTATGGATTCTCTGGTGATCGAACTGGGAAAAGCCTATGAGCAGGCATTGCATGCGCTGCCCGAGATTTCCCTGACAGAGCTCCGCAACCAGTATAACAGTGCAATATCCAAAGCAAGGAATCTACAACTACAGACAGTGGAACATGTGGTAGGCGCTTGGGATTTGTTCAAAGCTTCCCCGGCAACCGTCCCACAGACTTCCAAGTAA
- a CDS encoding pyridoxamine 5'-phosphate oxidase family protein: MEKLPKRVLDAWEQREPAVVFTTVNGEGIPNSIYATCVGLYQESEIVIANNYFQKTFENIQQGSKATVLFITKEGKSFQIKGELEYHTEGSYYSFMKTWNPSKHPGHGAAVLKVSEIFSGKEKLL; encoded by the coding sequence ATGGAGAAATTGCCAAAAAGGGTATTAGATGCCTGGGAACAGAGGGAACCGGCGGTAGTATTTACCACCGTCAATGGCGAAGGGATTCCTAACAGCATCTATGCAACCTGTGTCGGCCTTTACCAAGAGAGCGAGATTGTCATAGCCAATAACTATTTTCAGAAAACCTTTGAGAATATCCAACAGGGCAGCAAGGCTACTGTTCTGTTTATTACCAAGGAAGGGAAATCCTTCCAGATAAAGGGTGAGCTCGAGTACCATACTGAAGGATCTTACTATAGTTTCATGAAAACCTGGAACCCGAGCAAGCATCCCGGTCATGGTGCTGCTGTGTTGAAGGTTTCAGAAATTTTCAGTGGCAAAGAGAAACTTCTGTAA